In Ectothiorhodospira sp. BSL-9, a single window of DNA contains:
- a CDS encoding addiction module antidote protein, translating into MKKTATSRYDVAEHLRTPEEMAAYLEACMEEAEGDAAFIAKALGDIARARGMSQVARDAGVSRESLYKALSGERTPGFDTILKVMTALGLKLHAEAVHIPNHAQQGAPTDARTPRG; encoded by the coding sequence ATGAAAAAGACAGCCACGTCCCGCTACGATGTTGCTGAGCATCTCCGTACGCCTGAAGAAATGGCGGCATATCTGGAAGCCTGCATGGAAGAGGCAGAAGGTGACGCTGCGTTTATCGCAAAGGCTCTTGGTGATATTGCCCGTGCGAGAGGAATGTCACAAGTGGCACGTGATGCAGGTGTGTCACGCGAAAGCCTATACAAAGCGCTTTCTGGTGAGCGGACTCCAGGGTTTGACACAATCCTGAAGGTCATGACAGCACTTGGCCTGAAGCTGCATGCGGAAGCTGTGCATATTCCAAATCATGCCCAACAAGGCGCTCCAACCGACGCTCGTACCCCGCGCGGTTGA
- a CDS encoding type II toxin-antitoxin system RelE/ParE family toxin: MEIRKTEVYVKWLDGLRDIRARARVLARVERLAAGNPGDAEPVGEGVSELRINYGPGYRVYYKQQGRELVILLAGGDKSSQLRDIKTALRLARNL, from the coding sequence ATGGAGATCCGCAAAACGGAAGTCTATGTCAAGTGGCTCGATGGGTTGCGTGATATTCGTGCTCGTGCCCGAGTTTTGGCGAGAGTCGAGCGCTTGGCCGCAGGGAATCCCGGAGACGCCGAGCCAGTAGGTGAAGGAGTCTCTGAGTTGCGAATCAACTATGGCCCCGGTTACCGGGTGTACTACAAACAGCAAGGGCGTGAGTTGGTGATCTTGTTGGCTGGTGGTGACAAAAGCAGCCAGTTGAGAGATATTAAGACCGCGCTACGCCTCGCCCGCAATCTGTAG
- a CDS encoding DUF2442 domain-containing protein, protein MYPSVINVIPEADYLLSIDFDNGERGVLDMKPYLDFGVFNRLKERGVFNRVHVSFDTIEWDSGIDLDPEFVYNKSQRSVAQQGAVADAKNPRG, encoded by the coding sequence ATGTATCCATCTGTCATAAATGTTATTCCTGAAGCCGACTATCTTCTCTCCATTGACTTTGACAATGGGGAGAGAGGAGTTCTGGATATGAAGCCATATTTGGACTTTGGTGTTTTTAATAGACTCAAAGAACGTGGTGTGTTTAATCGAGTTCATGTTTCATTCGATACCATAGAGTGGGATTCAGGTATAGATCTTGATCCTGAGTTTGTTTATAACAAAAGTCAGCGTTCGGTCGCACAACAAGGCGCTGTAGCCGACGCGAAAAATCCGCGCGGCTGA
- a CDS encoding CopG family antitoxin, which produces MAKTKLDPEEQELLEACESGKFESDLDADRREYLAKMAEETFKKDKRINIRISSRDLEALQRRALEEGLPYQSLVSSVLHKYVSGGLKDISANKSGQRTR; this is translated from the coding sequence ATGGCGAAAACCAAATTGGATCCTGAAGAGCAAGAATTGCTTGAGGCATGCGAATCCGGAAAGTTTGAGTCGGACTTGGATGCTGATCGTCGCGAGTACCTAGCCAAGATGGCCGAAGAAACATTCAAGAAAGACAAAAGGATCAATATACGTATCTCTAGCCGGGATCTGGAGGCACTTCAGCGTCGGGCTCTGGAGGAAGGGCTTCCTTATCAGTCTCTCGTGTCCAGTGTCCTGCATAAGTATGTCTCTGGTGGCCTGAAGGACATTTCTGCTAACAAGTCAGGCCAGCGTACACGCTAA
- a CDS encoding helix-turn-helix domain-containing protein has protein sequence MNRGVRQRKRAFWKGLVQQWAASGQSKAAFARQHGVTPQQLSQWAVRYPEWVVATVDSKAEHSPSKPAAGTQRFLTVRTVEDAPDPVDLSPQPGGPVVVTLSHGRRLELYPGFCAQTLQRAMEVLEA, from the coding sequence ATGAACAGAGGTGTCCGACAGCGCAAGCGCGCTTTCTGGAAGGGACTGGTCCAGCAGTGGGCAGCTTCAGGCCAGAGCAAGGCGGCCTTTGCCCGTCAGCATGGGGTCACACCCCAGCAGTTGTCCCAGTGGGCAGTGCGCTATCCGGAATGGGTGGTGGCCACAGTCGACTCCAAGGCGGAGCATTCGCCCTCGAAGCCCGCCGCCGGGACGCAGCGCTTTTTGACGGTGCGCACGGTGGAGGACGCCCCTGATCCCGTGGACCTGTCGCCGCAGCCCGGTGGACCGGTGGTGGTGACCTTGAGCCACGGTCGTCGGCTCGAGCTCTATCCGGGGTTTTGCGCCCAGACCCTGCAACGGGCCATGGAGGTCCTGGAGGCATGA
- the tnpB gene encoding IS66 family insertion sequence element accessory protein TnpB (TnpB, as the term is used for proteins encoded by IS66 family insertion elements, is considered an accessory protein, since TnpC, encoded by a neighboring gene, is a DDE family transposase.): MIAWPTGVAIHLAVAPVDFRKAFDGLCIEIVEALERDPLSGELFVFRNRAGDKLKALYWDGQGFVMIYKRLEKGRFKWLQQVDGDAEGEVRLSRSQMQALFEGIDWRRLETPQKCLATATR, from the coding sequence ATGATCGCGTGGCCCACGGGGGTGGCCATCCACCTGGCAGTGGCGCCGGTGGATTTCCGCAAGGCCTTCGATGGTCTGTGCATCGAGATCGTCGAGGCCCTGGAGCGGGATCCGCTCAGCGGTGAGTTGTTCGTCTTCCGCAACCGGGCTGGGGACAAGCTCAAGGCCCTGTACTGGGATGGCCAGGGCTTTGTGATGATCTACAAGCGCCTGGAGAAGGGGCGCTTCAAGTGGCTCCAGCAGGTGGATGGAGATGCAGAGGGTGAGGTTCGGCTCTCCCGCAGCCAGATGCAGGCGCTGTTCGAGGGTATCGATTGGCGGCGCCTGGAAACCCCGCAAAAATGCCTTGCCACAGCCACCCGTTGA